The window TTAGAAAATAAAACATCCTGGCAGAAATTCATTTATAAGGAAGATCGAAACTTAATCAAACATGCGTTAATTGCAATCCAAAACAATCAAAAATTTCGACTCCGCTTAAGAATCATAACAAAAAATCAAAACATCAAGTACATTGAATGCCGAGGTAGATTGATTCATAATCAATCAAATGGTTCGTACAGAATTGATGGGATTGTTACTGACATTTCTGACTTACTTCCTCTTTATCATTTATTTCAAGATGAATCCGTTGATATCAAACATTTGTTAATTGAAAACAATATGATTTTTAATGGATCACAAGATTCCATGTTTTTAATCGAAGTAAAAGATGATGATCAATATGTGATCCGTAGGATTAACTTAGCTTATGAAAGATCCACGGGAATCAAACTATCAATGATCCAAGGAAAAACTCCTATAGAGTTATTGGGTGAAGAACTTGGTGGAACAGTAATCAATAATTTCAAAAAGGCGATCCAATCTAAAAAAACTATCTCTTATGAAGAAAGTTTCACAATGCCCGCTGGAACAAAAATTTGGATTACGGAACTGACTCCTATTGAAGTAGAGGGCAAATATAAATACATTGTCGGTGCAAGTAAGGATATCACCGAACAAAAATTAGCCGAAAATGCACTTAAAGAATATAATGAACGATATGCTTTGATTTTGGAAGCTAGCTCTGATGGTTGGTTTGATTGGGACTTAGTAAACAATACAGTGATTTATTCCAGACGATGGTGGTTAGAATTTGGAAACGATGAAAAACCAGAAAATGTTCCCATTGATTACTGGCAAAGTTTAATCCATCCAGATGATGTTGGATGGGTCAGTGAATTTTTAGAAACTATTTTAGCCTCACAACGTGAAACCTTTGAATTTACGTTCCAGATGAAAAAAAGAAAAGGTAATTTTGCACATGTATTGTCAAAATGTTACATCCAAAGGGATGCCTCGGGCAACAAAATTCGTTTACTTGGTTCAAATACAGATTTAACTGAAACAAAAAAAATCGAGTATACCCTTCGTTATGCAAAAGAATTAGCAGAAGCCGCAAACATTGCAAAGGGAAACTTTTTAGCAAATATGAGTCACGAAATTCGGACTCCATTAAATGGCATCATTGGATTCACCGAACTTTTATTAAACTCTCCTTTACAAGAAGAACAAAAAGAATATTTGAAAAACATTTTCTTTTCAGGAAAAAGTTTATTAGAATTGGTGAATCAAATCTTAGACTTCTCTAAGATCGATTCTGGAAAACTTGAATTTGAATCGATTAACACTAATTTAATTGATTTGGTGCAATCAACCTTAGATTTGTTTCAAGTATCAGCGGCATCCAAAGGAATCGCATTACATATACAAATTGATCCAAATCTGCCAAAATATGTTTCGCTCGATCCACTTAGGATCAGACAGATTCTATCAAATTTAATCGGGAATGCCATTAAGTTCACCCATGAAGGATCCGTAAAAGTCTCTTTACAACAAATGGAGCGTAACGGTGATTATGTGACAATTTCATTTGAGGTATCTGATACTGGAATTGGTATTGATATGAATGTAGGTTCTAGGCTATTCGATTCTTTTTCTCAAGCAGATACTTCGATCACGAGAAAGTACGGTGGATCAGGACTTGGGCTCACGATCACAAATGAACTATTATTAAAAATGAATTCTAAATTGACGATCCAAAGTGAACTAGGAAAGGGAAGCCAGTTTAGTTTTCCTTTGACACTGGAAGTCAAATCATCAGGCGAAAATGCATCTTCTATTTTTGATGATAAACCTACTCAGAACCTCGAAACTAACTTAGTGCAAATTCCTGAGATCCAATCAGACATTCTCATCGTTGAAGATAATGATTTGAATCGAAAACTTTTGACGAAACTGTTACAAAAAAAATATCCGAATTTAAAGTTACGTTATGCGATTGATGGAATAGAAGCACTTGCGCAATTCCAATTTAAAGTTCCAGATTTGATCATAATGGATTTGCAAATGCCGATTATGGATGGATACACAGCAACCATTGAAATTCGAAGATTGGAAACCAATTCAAATAAAAAAACACCAATTGTCGCTTTGACAGCTGGTGCTTTTTATGCTGTAAAGGATTCTGCGATGGAATCGGGAATGGACGATTTTTTAACCAAACCCATTTCCGCATCCCATCTGTATGCGACTGTAGAAAAGTGGCTTCGGTTAGGCCGCGTGTAGTAGATATTCAAAAGCGCTGATTGCCGCCTTTGCCCCTTCTCCCATTGCAATGATAATTTGTTTGTAAGGTGTATTTGTCACATCCCCACAAGCAAAGATTCCATCCACATTGGTTTTACACTTTTCATCGACCAAAATTTCTCCAAACCGATTCGTTGCCACTAAGTCTTTCACAAAACTACTGTTTGGTACAAGACCGATCTGAACAAACACTCCATCCAATGGAATCGTTGATACTTGTTCTGTATTTCGATCCTTGTAGGTAAGCCCTGTGACTTTATCTACACCTGTTTGAATTTCAGTGGTTTGCGCT of the Leptospira biflexa serovar Patoc strain 'Patoc 1 (Paris)' genome contains:
- a CDS encoding PAS domain-containing hybrid sensor histidine kinase/response regulator — encoded protein: MPTDPSLEIQILSDFEDIVFSIGYPKLEILYTSRSIQTLTGYDSQYFLENKTSWQKFIYKEDRNLIKHALIAIQNNQKFRLRLRIITKNQNIKYIECRGRLIHNQSNGSYRIDGIVTDISDLLPLYHLFQDESVDIKHLLIENNMIFNGSQDSMFLIEVKDDDQYVIRRINLAYERSTGIKLSMIQGKTPIELLGEELGGTVINNFKKAIQSKKTISYEESFTMPAGTKIWITELTPIEVEGKYKYIVGASKDITEQKLAENALKEYNERYALILEASSDGWFDWDLVNNTVIYSRRWWLEFGNDEKPENVPIDYWQSLIHPDDVGWVSEFLETILASQRETFEFTFQMKKRKGNFAHVLSKCYIQRDASGNKIRLLGSNTDLTETKKIEYTLRYAKELAEAANIAKGNFLANMSHEIRTPLNGIIGFTELLLNSPLQEEQKEYLKNIFFSGKSLLELVNQILDFSKIDSGKLEFESINTNLIDLVQSTLDLFQVSAASKGIALHIQIDPNLPKYVSLDPLRIRQILSNLIGNAIKFTHEGSVKVSLQQMERNGDYVTISFEVSDTGIGIDMNVGSRLFDSFSQADTSITRKYGGSGLGLTITNELLLKMNSKLTIQSELGKGSQFSFPLTLEVKSSGENASSIFDDKPTQNLETNLVQIPEIQSDILIVEDNDLNRKLLTKLLQKKYPNLKLRYAIDGIEALAQFQFKVPDLIIMDLQMPIMDGYTATIEIRRLETNSNKKTPIVALTAGAFYAVKDSAMESGMDDFLTKPISASHLYATVEKWLRLGRV